In the genome of Triticum urartu cultivar G1812 chromosome 5, Tu2.1, whole genome shotgun sequence, one region contains:
- the LOC125510064 gene encoding pentatricopeptide repeat-containing protein At1g71060, mitochondrial-like — protein MRCLRRAGAAAHLLRSATTGPAKHARTALEQMPPPPAAFPCRARAHHLLGGMRGQWLCTATGSTGAPDLAMDQHFTVVPGLGPDVSEVAGLTGAHDLAVDQDFTVVPGPGLDVSKEAERVCRVLSTVPEPRVASALDALGASVSPQLVAEVLKNLSNAGILALAFFRWAERQQGFVYTAESFHNLIEALGKIKQFRLVWSLVEAMRCRGLLSKDTFRLIVRRYARARKVKEAVETFEKMAGFGLKADLSDYNWLIDVLSKSKQVKKAQAIFKEMKRNGKFVPDLKTYTVLMEGWGHEKDLLMLKSVYQEMLDAGLKPDVVAYGMLISSFCKSGKCDEAIKVFCEMEANGCMPSPHVYCMLINGLGSEERLDEALKYFELSKASGFPMEVPTCNAVVGAYCRASKFQHAFKMVDEMRKSGIGPNSRTYDIILHHLIKSQKIEEAYNVFQGMGKDGCEPQLNTYTMMVSMFCSNERVDVALKVWNQMKEKGVLPCMHMFSALINGLCFENRLEEACVYFQEMLDKGIRPPGQLFSNLKEALIEGGRISLAQEMALKLDGLRKTPMRR, from the coding sequence ATGCGCTGCCTCCGCCGCGCGGGCGCGGCCGCCCACCTGCTCCGCTCCGCGACGACCGGCCCCGCCAAGCACGCTCGCACGGCCCTCGAGCAGATGCCTCCGCCGCCTGCCGCCTTCCCATGTCGCGCGCGCGCCCACCACCTGCTCGGAGGAATGCGCGGCCAGTGGCTCTGCACGGCGACGGGGTCCACCGGCGCCCCCGACCTCGCCATGGACCAGCACTTCACCGTGGTGCCTGGCCTAGGCCCCGATGTCTCCGAGGTGGCGGGGCTCACCGGCGCCCACGATCTTGCCGTGGACCAGGACTTCACAGTGGTGCCCGGCCCGGGCCTCGATGTCTCCAAGGAGGCGGAGAGGGTCTGCCGCGTGCTGTCCACCGTGCCGGAGCCGAGGGTTGCGTCAGCCCTCGACGCGCTCGGGGCCTCTGTGTCGCCTCAGCTCGTGGCGGAGGTGCTCAAGAACCTGAGCAACGCTGGCATCCTCGCCCTCGCTTTCTTCCGGTGGGCGGAGAGGCAGCAAGGCTTCGTGTACACGGCGGAGAGCTTCCACAACCTCATCGAAGCGCTCGGCAAGATCAAGCAGTTCAGGCTGGTCTGGAGCCTGGTGGAGGCCATGCGGTGCCGCGGCTTGCTTTCCAAGGACACGTTCAGGCTCATCGTCAGGAGGTACGCCAGGGCAAGGAAGGTCAAGGAAGCTGTCGAGACGTTTGAGAAGATGGCCGGCTTCGGGCTCAAAGCAGACTTATCAGATTACAATTGGTTGATCGACGTGCTGAGCAAATCCAAGCAAGTCAAGAAGGCGCAAGCCatcttcaaggagatgaagaggAACGGAAAGTTTGTTCCCGATTTGAAGACCTACACTGTCCTCATGGAAGGCTGGGGCCATGAGAAGGACTTGCTGATGCTTAAGTCGGTGTACCAAGAAATGCTTGATGCAGGCCTGAAGCCTGATGTCGTGGCATACGGGATGCTCATTAGTTCCTTTTGCAAGTCTGGCAAATGTGATGAGGCCATCAAGGTGTTCTGTGAGATGGAAGCCAATGGTTGCATGCCAAGCCCTCATGTGTATTGCATGCTTATCAATGGGCTTGGCTCAGAGGAGAGGCTGGATGAGGCTTTGAAGTATTTTGAGCTTTCTAAGGCCAGTGGGTTTCCCATGGAGGTACCTACATGTAATGCAGTTGTTGGGGCTTACTGCAGAGCCTCAAAATTCCAGCACGCCTTCAAGATGGTCGATGAGATGAGAAAGAGTGGAATCGGTCCAAATTCCCGGACTTATGATATTATTCTTCACCATCTTATAAAGTCTCAGAAGATAGAAGAGGCTTATAATGTGTTCCAGGGAATGGGCAAGGATGGCTGTGAACCTCAGCTCAACACATATACAATGATGGTTAGTATGTTCTGCAGTAATGAAAGGGTTGATGTGGCCTTGAAGGTGTGGAACCAAATGAAGGAGAAGGGTGTTCTGCCATGTATGCACATGTTTTCTGCATTGATCAACGGGTTATGCTTTGAGAACAGGCTGGAAGAAGCTTGCGTATATTTCCAGGAGATGTTGGACAAAGGGATCAGGCCACCTGGTCAGCTTTTCAGTAATTTAAAGGAAGCTCTTATTGAGGGAGGAAGAATTAGTCTGGCACAGGAGATGGCTTTGAAGTTGGATGGATTACGGAAAACACCTATGCGTCGTTGA